The segment CGACCAGTACGGCGAGAGTCGCGCTTGGGTCAGCGAACTGATGCCACATACCGCTGAGATCGTCGATGACCTGTGTTTTGTCAAGTCCATGTATACCGAGCAAATCAACCACGACCCAGCCATTACCTTTTTCCAGACAGGACACCAGCTACCCGGTCGCCCGTCGATAGGTGCTTGGGTCAGCTACGGACTTGGCTCAGACAACCAAAACCTGCCGACCTTCATCACACTCGTGTCTAAAAACTCCGGCGGACAACCGCTCTACTCTCGCCTCTGGGGCAACGGCTTCCTACCGACCGAGCACCAGGGCGTACAGTTTCGCTCTGGCAAAGACCCTGTTCTCTATCTCAACAATCCAGAGCACTACGATGGCGAAGACAGGAAACGCATGCTGGACTATCTCAGCCAACTCAATCAGATGCAAAACGACACCTATGGCGATCCAGAGATAGATGCACGCATCAGCCAGTACGAGATGGCCTACCGTATGCAGACCTCCGTGCCCGAGGTGACCGATATGAGCGATGAGCCAGACCACATCTTCGATATGTACGGAGCAGACAGCCGCAATCCAGGCACCTATGCCGCCAACTGCCTGATGGCGCGTCGATTGCTCGAAAAAGATGTCAAGTTCGTGCAGCTCTACCATAGAGGCTGGGATCAGCACACCTACTTGCCTGGCGGGATCAAAAATCAATGCAAAGCTACCGATCAGGCCACCGCAGCGCTGGTCAAAGATCTCAAGCAAAGAGGTCTGCTCGAAGACACATTGGTGATCTGGGGTGGGGAATTTGGACGTACCGTCTACTCACAAGGCAAACTGACAGAAACCAACTATGGTCGAGACCACCACCCACGTTGCTTCACCATGTGGATGGCTGGTGCAGGTGTCAAACCTGGCTTCACCTATGGCGAGACGGACGACTTCAGCTACAACATCACCAAAGACCCCGTGCATGTACACGATTTTCATGCGACACTGCTACACCTACTCGGTGTAGATCACGAAAAACTTACCTACAAGGCACAAGGACGGCGCTTTAGACTGACCGACGTTCATGGCCATGTAGTCAAAGATATTTTGAGTTAGATAGAAACTAGAAACCCTTGGAGGGTTGCTGGTGCATACAAATATCGCCCTCTCAAGGTTTTCCGCAGGAGACCTTGAGGATGATACAGAAAGCGCAAGGTCATCAGAGATAGACCTTGCTGAGAAGAACAAAAAAATGAAAGATATGCTATGACTTCCCCCTCTGTATCTCCCCAAGGGGAGAAGAGTGATTGTGCCAGCAAATTACGTCAGCGTATAAAATGATACTTCTGAGGTTAAATCAATCCTCAGCTGAAAAAGAAAGCACGAACTTTCTCCCCCTCATTGAGAGGGTAAGGGGGGAAGCAAACAACCACAAAAAACTACTAAAATGAACGCAAGAAGAGACTTCATCAAAAAAAGCACACTGGCTGCAGGTGCACTGGGTACCAGTCAAGCATTTGGATCCAATATTATCACCTCCAAAAAAGCAACGAGAGAACGTATCCTTGGACATGGCGACTATCAGTACCGGTTGGTCGAAGACTGGGCACAGATGTGGAATTCCAATCTGCCCATACTCAACTGCCACGAGATGGTCATGGACAGCAAGGGTCGACTCATCATGCTCGGTGATCACTTCGCCAACAACATTCTTATCTTTGACAAATCCGGCAAGGTCATCGACTCATGGGGGCATTCATTCCCTGGAGGGCATGGATTGACTTTATCCAAAGAAGGCAGTGAGGACTTCCTCTTCATCGCCGACAGTGGCTGGCAGATGAACAACGACGGCTCCTACACCCACCACAGCGGCCGAGTAGCCAAGACCACCATCGATGGCAAAATCCTCTTCGACATAGGACATCCCGCCACGATCGGGGTGTATGAACCAGGGGAGACTTTCAGCCCTACCGAGACGGCCGTGGCACCCAATGGCGACATCTATGTAGCCGACGGCTATGGCAAAGACATCATCCTGCACTACGATCAGTACGGCCGCTATATCCGACACTGGGGAGGGCACGACAACAGCGACCCCAACTACAACCTCAGCAATGCCCATGGCGTGACGCTCGATACGCGTGACCCTGACAAGCCTATGCTGGTGGTGAGCTCACGCGGAGAGCAAAGTTTTAAGTTTTTTACCCTTGACGGAAAGTATATCAAAACGCTACACCTACCCAACATGTGGGTATGCCGCGCGGTGATCGACGAGCAAAACCTATACGCTGGCGTATGCTGGAGCCAACGACGCGACGAAGCATTCGACTGGAAGCAGCCTACTGGATTCGTGACCGTGCTGGAAGGCGACACGGTCGTGTCTTGTCCTGGTGCCGAAGCACCAGTCTACAAAAAAGGCCAACTACAGCCTACCTACCAGTTGCCTGAGAGACCTATATTTCACGGTCATGATGTCTGTGTAGACAAGGACAAAAACCTCTACGTCTGCCAGTGGAAAGCCATGCGTACCGCGCCTTTCAAATTGGAGCGGGTGTAGCTGAGAAAAGCCCTCCAAGGGTTTAGAACCCTTGGAGGGCTGGTTGTATGGGTGAAGTAAGCAGGCCTACCGTACCCTCAAGGTCTTCTGAAAGAGACCTTGAGGGTAGCAAGCAGGGATGCAAGGTTATCAGAGAACCTTGCTGAGACTTAGCTGGAGTGGTGTAAAAAGATGACAAAAGTCCCCCTCTGCATCTCCCCCAGGGGAGAAGAGAAAGCGTGCTAGCAGATGCGTGAGAGCGTAAATGACACTTTTGAGGTTAAATTATTTCCTCAATTGGTCATACAAGCACAGACTTCTCCCCCTCATTGAGGGGGCTGGGGGGAGGAAAATAAAAACGAAGGTTATCCAGAGATAAACCTTGCTGATACGAAATATAAAAACGGAACAGACCTGACAGGTTTTAAAAACCTGTCAGGTCTAACGAATAGGAAAAATGGAAGAATCAAACTTAATACTCTTTTTTGGGCGGTTTCACCCGCTGATCGTACACCTGCCGATTGGTTTCTTGATGATCGCAGCACTGATGGAGATCGCCGAGCGACTCAGCTGGCTGTCCAACGTCCGCCCCGCCATCATATTCTCCCTGCTGCTCGGGGTAGCCAGTGCGGTAGCGGCCAGTGTGCTGGGCTACATGCTCGGCACGAGCGGCGACTATGCACCCGATATGCTCGACGCACACATGTGGGCGGGGATCATCACTACGGTGGTTGCTGCAGCGGCACTGCTGCTCAAGACGCGTTGGGTGGATTTTACCAAAGTGCAGACTCAGCTCTACCTCGGCCTGCTGGCGGTGATGATGATCGCCATGAGTGCCACCGGGCATCTGGGCGGAAACATGACCCACGGCTCGGACTATCTGACCAAATATGCGCCTTTCATCCCTAAGCCAGTAGATCCACTGGCCAGACCGAAGGTGACCGACATCCAACAAGCACAAATTTTTGGTGATGTAGTGCATCCAATCATACGGGATCGTTGCATGAGTTGCCACAGCAGCGAAAAGCAGAAGGGCAAACTTTCTTTTTCCTCCATAGAGGAATACCTAAAAGGCGGAGAAAGCGGTGACTTGATAGTAGCAGGAGATGCCTCAGCCAGCGAGCTGTTCAGGCGGATCAGCCTGCCTGCGGGTCATGACGACATCATGCCGCCAGAGGGCAAAGAGCCCTTGACCGAGGAGCAACAGCTATTGATCAAATTTTGGATCGATGGAGCAGGAGGGAGTTTTGATACCCTGATCTCACAGGTCGAAGTACCAGAGGAGGTGATGACGGCTGCCAGTCACTACCTGGGCTTATCGGGTGATGGGGAACAAATGTTGGCTTTGGATTCCATTGCGCCCAAGGATTTGGAGCAGCTGCGCTTGATGGGGTTTGAGGTGCGCGAACTGGCGGCTGGTAGTTATGCGCTAGATGTGACTTTGCCTGCTGGTACGGCCGATGGCGAAAACATCGAAGGCTATCTCAATGTCCTCGACAAGGTGAAAGACAACATCCTCTGGCTCTCGCTGATGGACAATGGATTGGGCGATGAGCAGATGACTCAGCTGGCGACCTATACCCAACTGCAGCAACTCAAGCTCAGCAAAAATGCGCTGACCGATGCAGGCATCCAACAGCTCAAAGGACTGACTCAGCTCCAAAGTATCAACTTGTATGGTACGGGCATCACCGAGGCGAGTTTGATTACATTGGTTACACTGCCCAATCTCCAATCGGTCTACATCTGGAGTACGTCCATAGATGAAACTCAGATATTGGACTTGCAAGCAAAGTATAGCAAAATCAGGCTGGTAGCGGGGAGTTGAGATCACCAACGAATAAGAGACCCCCGTATTTTATCGAGAATATACCCCCTACTTATTATTGATCTTAGGCCTAAGTTTGAGTCATGAAAATGTTTCAAACTTTCGTCCTGATCATACTTGCTGTAGTCGTGCTTTTATCCTGTAGTCCAAACGACTCAGAATTACCCAA is part of the Reichenbachiella agarivorans genome and harbors:
- a CDS encoding DUF1501 domain-containing protein, producing the protein MCHNHDILRSNHQDLKKIEKQMDRRQFLTKTSLGLGALALGSLFGAEKLLASSPDNAISGPHGIPGLPHHLPKAKRIVYLFQSGGPSQFETFDYKPKLTDMFGQELPASVRGSQRLTGMSAQQSSLPIAPSMYKFDQYGESRAWVSELMPHTAEIVDDLCFVKSMYTEQINHDPAITFFQTGHQLPGRPSIGAWVSYGLGSDNQNLPTFITLVSKNSGGQPLYSRLWGNGFLPTEHQGVQFRSGKDPVLYLNNPEHYDGEDRKRMLDYLSQLNQMQNDTYGDPEIDARISQYEMAYRMQTSVPEVTDMSDEPDHIFDMYGADSRNPGTYAANCLMARRLLEKDVKFVQLYHRGWDQHTYLPGGIKNQCKATDQATAALVKDLKQRGLLEDTLVIWGGEFGRTVYSQGKLTETNYGRDHHPRCFTMWMAGAGVKPGFTYGETDDFSYNITKDPVHVHDFHATLLHLLGVDHEKLTYKAQGRRFRLTDVHGHVVKDILS
- a CDS encoding twin-arginine translocation signal domain-containing protein yields the protein MNARRDFIKKSTLAAGALGTSQAFGSNIITSKKATRERILGHGDYQYRLVEDWAQMWNSNLPILNCHEMVMDSKGRLIMLGDHFANNILIFDKSGKVIDSWGHSFPGGHGLTLSKEGSEDFLFIADSGWQMNNDGSYTHHSGRVAKTTIDGKILFDIGHPATIGVYEPGETFSPTETAVAPNGDIYVADGYGKDIILHYDQYGRYIRHWGGHDNSDPNYNLSNAHGVTLDTRDPDKPMLVVSSRGEQSFKFFTLDGKYIKTLHLPNMWVCRAVIDEQNLYAGVCWSQRRDEAFDWKQPTGFVTVLEGDTVVSCPGAEAPVYKKGQLQPTYQLPERPIFHGHDVCVDKDKNLYVCQWKAMRTAPFKLERV
- a CDS encoding c-type cytochrome domain-containing protein, with product MEESNLILFFGRFHPLIVHLPIGFLMIAALMEIAERLSWLSNVRPAIIFSLLLGVASAVAASVLGYMLGTSGDYAPDMLDAHMWAGIITTVVAAAALLLKTRWVDFTKVQTQLYLGLLAVMMIAMSATGHLGGNMTHGSDYLTKYAPFIPKPVDPLARPKVTDIQQAQIFGDVVHPIIRDRCMSCHSSEKQKGKLSFSSIEEYLKGGESGDLIVAGDASASELFRRISLPAGHDDIMPPEGKEPLTEEQQLLIKFWIDGAGGSFDTLISQVEVPEEVMTAASHYLGLSGDGEQMLALDSIAPKDLEQLRLMGFEVRELAAGSYALDVTLPAGTADGENIEGYLNVLDKVKDNILWLSLMDNGLGDEQMTQLATYTQLQQLKLSKNALTDAGIQQLKGLTQLQSINLYGTGITEASLITLVTLPNLQSVYIWSTSIDETQILDLQAKYSKIRLVAGS